A single Roseofilum capinflatum BLCC-M114 DNA region contains:
- a CDS encoding tetratricopeptide repeat protein, giving the protein AYHSQGDYESAISFYQQSLEIFQQIGDRSGIASSLGNLGNAYKSQGDYESAISFYQQSLEIQQQIGDKPGEIRSLQNLSIAHSQLGQYQQAISYNNQLLELQGLDALPTAPWFKSFIRFAQKGWFNFALCFIAGVVAFPFALLWIIALFLYRRIRRTINN; this is encoded by the coding sequence TGCTTACCATTCCCAAGGAGACTACGAAAGTGCCATATCCTTCTACCAGCAGTCTCTGGAAATCTTTCAACAAATCGGCGATCGCTCTGGCATTGCCTCTTCTTTGGGCAACTTAGGCAACGCTTACAAATCCCAAGGAGACTACGAAAGCGCCATTTCCTTCTACCAGCAGTCTCTGGAAATCCAACAACAAATCGGCGATAAGCCTGGAGAAATCAGATCTCTACAAAATTTAAGCATTGCCCACTCTCAGCTAGGACAATATCAACAAGCGATTTCCTACAATAACCAGTTATTAGAACTGCAAGGTTTGGACGCTTTACCGACTGCCCCATGGTTCAAATCCTTTATCCGCTTTGCTCAGAAAGGCTGGTTCAATTTCGCCCTCTGTTTTATTGCCGGTGTCGTGGCGTTTCCCTTTGCCCTGCTCTGGATTATTGCCCTTTTCCTCTATCGGCGGATTCGACGAACAATTAACAATTAA